One region of Flavobacterium sp. GSB-24 genomic DNA includes:
- a CDS encoding STAS/SEC14 domain-containing protein — translation MIEILKTTDTAVAFKSSVELTADDYKTVIAPAVKSLSEKFNEINFLFFIDGEFPDFIMPVWVEDALIGLRNFGKWNRTAIVTNSQKVQSFARSFSFIVSGELRTYSKDRLKEALLWVSGNEIQFFDNSPSYRDADDLGEKDFSNGYTDLDLKFD, via the coding sequence ATGATAGAGATACTAAAAACTACAGATACGGCTGTGGCATTCAAATCCTCGGTAGAGTTAACGGCCGATGATTACAAAACTGTCATAGCACCAGCAGTAAAATCATTATCTGAGAAATTCAACGAGATCAACTTTTTGTTTTTTATAGACGGAGAATTTCCAGATTTTATTATGCCTGTTTGGGTGGAAGATGCTTTGATCGGACTGCGAAATTTCGGAAAATGGAACCGCACGGCGATTGTTACTAACTCACAAAAGGTTCAGTCTTTCGCCAGAAGTTTTAGTTTTATTGTGTCTGGTGAACTCCGAACCTATTCGAAAGATAGACTTAAAGAAGCCTTGCTCTGGGTTAGCGGTAATGAAATCCAATTTTTTGACAACTCGCCATCTTACAGAGATGCTGATGACCTTGGTGAAAAAGATTTTTCTAATGGCTATACAGATTTAGATCTTAAATTTGATTGA
- a CDS encoding type IX secretion system membrane protein PorP/SprF, which yields MKKIVLVLLFCSAIGFAQQDAQYTQYMHNTININPAYAGSRGVMSVFGLYRTQWVGLDGAPETSTLSLNTPISNSNIGLGFSLINDKIGPTTENNFSVDLSYSIQTSAAAKLSFGIKGSGNFFNLDPNKLTMEHQGDPQFSDFKNKFTPNVGAGIYYHSDKGYIGLSVPNFIESRRYDDNDTAIYKELINYYLIAGYVFNLDRYETIKFKPAALVKVVDGSPLQFDVSANFMFNDKFTAGVSYRWSAALSAMAGFQLNKSLYIGYAYDRETTKLNNYNSGSHEIFLRFEFMNSFSRITSPRFF from the coding sequence ATGAAAAAAATAGTTTTAGTTTTATTGTTTTGTTCTGCCATTGGTTTTGCACAGCAGGATGCTCAGTATACACAATATATGCACAATACCATAAACATAAACCCTGCTTACGCTGGTTCAAGAGGAGTTATGAGTGTTTTTGGTTTGTACCGCACGCAGTGGGTCGGACTTGACGGCGCACCAGAAACAAGTACTTTATCATTAAATACGCCTATAAGTAACAGTAATATAGGATTGGGATTTTCCTTAATCAATGATAAAATAGGTCCAACAACTGAGAATAATTTTTCGGTAGATTTATCCTATTCAATTCAAACATCGGCTGCAGCCAAACTGTCTTTCGGGATTAAGGGATCTGGTAATTTTTTTAACCTTGATCCTAACAAGCTGACTATGGAACATCAGGGAGATCCACAGTTTTCTGATTTCAAGAATAAGTTTACACCAAATGTCGGCGCAGGTATTTATTACCATTCAGATAAAGGGTATATCGGATTGTCAGTTCCTAATTTTATAGAGTCAAGACGTTATGATGACAACGATACTGCGATCTACAAAGAACTTATTAATTATTATTTAATTGCAGGTTATGTATTCAATTTAGACCGTTATGAAACGATAAAATTTAAACCGGCAGCATTAGTAAAAGTAGTCGACGGGTCACCATTACAGTTCGATGTTTCTGCCAATTTTATGTTTAATGATAAATTTACTGCAGGAGTGTCTTACAGATGGAGTGCAGCTTTGAGTGCTATGGCTGGTTTTCAGCTAAATAAAAGCTTGTACATTGGTTATGCCTACGACCGAGAAACAACCAAATTAAATAATTACAATTCGGGTTCGCATGAAATCTTTCTGCGTTTTGAATTTATGAATAGTTTTAGCCGAATTACATCACCAAGATTTTTCTAA
- a CDS encoding OmpA family protein — protein MKMKKILYTFFLSLFFLNAVAQKSILAKAEKEYNNYAYADAIEIYEKLAAKGYEDEKMFQRLGNAYYFNAELPKAAAWYDKLFALNAQQEPEYLYRYAQSLKSIGDYAKADKMLEVFNKKTNTDSRGILFENNKNYLEQIKLNSGRFEISSVNVNSESSDFGSAFLNNNLVFSSARKIGKAKGKTFKWTNKSFTNLYIAPIDADGNVYNPVLLNKEINSKFNESTPVFTKDGKTMYFTRNNYLDGERGKDDKNITLLKLYKANLVDGNWVNITELPFNSDRYSTAHPALSLDEKRLYFASDMPGTFGQSDLFSVLINADGSYGRPENLGPSINTEGRETFPFISADNELYFATDGRPGLGGLDIVFSKILETGTFDQVQNIGEPVNTKFDDFAFIIDSNSRKGYFSSNKKGGAGIDDIYKFTETRKLVCERTLTGTVRDSRQDEKIEGAKVTLYDQNNKLMQEFITGIDGVYSFKVNCGQKYSVRVERKMYPVKENTILISAVLDNKLDFTLEKVNIAGIEMPELKTIKVGTDLAKTLNISMIYFDLGKWNITDAAEIELKKILAVMQEYPQMKIDIRSHTDSRSSAKSNLILSDKRAKSIVSWLVKNGVDSTRLRGKGYGESKLINKCKDGVKCSEAEHLLNRRSEFVILSM, from the coding sequence ATGAAAATGAAGAAAATATTATATACATTTTTTTTGTCTCTCTTTTTCTTAAATGCAGTAGCACAAAAATCAATTCTTGCCAAAGCTGAAAAAGAATACAATAATTACGCTTACGCGGATGCTATTGAAATTTATGAAAAGCTTGCAGCTAAAGGTTATGAAGATGAAAAAATGTTTCAGAGACTAGGAAATGCCTATTATTTTAATGCCGAGCTGCCAAAAGCGGCCGCGTGGTACGATAAGCTTTTTGCCTTAAATGCACAGCAGGAACCAGAGTATTTATACCGTTATGCACAGTCCCTTAAATCAATTGGAGATTATGCAAAAGCAGATAAAATGCTGGAGGTTTTCAATAAAAAAACAAATACAGACAGCCGTGGCATTTTGTTTGAAAATAACAAAAACTATCTGGAACAGATTAAATTAAATTCTGGCCGATTTGAAATTTCAAGTGTAAATGTAAATTCTGAAAGTTCAGATTTCGGAAGTGCTTTTTTAAACAATAATTTGGTTTTCAGTTCAGCTAGAAAAATTGGTAAAGCAAAAGGGAAAACATTTAAATGGACCAATAAATCTTTCACCAATTTATACATTGCTCCAATAGATGCAGACGGAAATGTTTACAATCCTGTTCTTTTAAACAAAGAGATTAATTCAAAATTCAACGAATCAACTCCCGTATTTACAAAAGACGGCAAGACAATGTATTTTACCCGAAATAACTATTTAGATGGGGAACGCGGGAAAGATGATAAAAATATTACGCTATTAAAATTATACAAAGCAAATCTAGTAGATGGGAATTGGGTAAATATTACCGAACTCCCTTTTAACAGCGATAGATACAGCACTGCACATCCAGCTTTAAGTTTAGATGAAAAGAGATTATATTTTGCCTCAGATATGCCGGGAACATTCGGCCAGTCAGATTTATTCAGCGTACTGATCAACGCCGACGGATCATATGGCAGGCCGGAGAATCTCGGTCCATCAATTAATACAGAAGGTAGAGAAACTTTTCCTTTCATTTCAGCAGACAACGAATTGTATTTTGCAACTGACGGACGTCCTGGACTTGGTGGACTTGATATTGTCTTTTCTAAAATTTTGGAAACCGGCACCTTCGATCAGGTACAGAACATCGGGGAACCTGTTAATACAAAATTTGACGATTTTGCATTTATTATAGATAGTAATAGCCGTAAAGGTTATTTTTCTTCAAACAAGAAGGGTGGAGCAGGAATTGATGATATTTACAAATTTACAGAAACCAGAAAATTGGTCTGCGAAAGAACTTTAACAGGAACAGTGCGCGACAGCCGACAAGATGAAAAAATTGAAGGTGCTAAGGTTACTTTGTATGATCAAAACAACAAGCTGATGCAAGAATTTATCACAGGAATTGATGGAGTTTACAGTTTTAAAGTCAACTGCGGTCAAAAGTATTCCGTTAGGGTAGAACGAAAAATGTATCCCGTTAAAGAAAATACGATTTTAATTTCTGCAGTTCTGGATAACAAACTGGATTTCACTTTAGAAAAAGTAAACATAGCGGGCATAGAAATGCCGGAACTAAAAACTATTAAAGTGGGAACAGATTTAGCTAAAACGCTAAATATTTCAATGATTTATTTTGATCTTGGAAAATGGAATATTACAGATGCAGCTGAAATAGAATTAAAGAAGATTTTAGCAGTAATGCAGGAATATCCGCAGATGAAAATCGATATACGTTCGCATACAGACAGTCGCTCATCTGCTAAATCAAATTTAATTTTATCCGACAAAAGAGCAAAATCAATTGTATCGTGGCTTGTTAAAAATGGTGTTGATTCCACTCGACTGAGAGGAAAAGGTTATGGAGAAAGCAAATTAATCAATAAGTGTAAAGATGGAGTAAAATGCTCTGAAGCAGAACATTTATTAAATAGAAGAAGTGAGTTTGTAATTTTGTCTATGTAA
- a CDS encoding SDR family oxidoreductase, protein MKQLSDYLGQKIKGKRIVITGGTTGIGKATADLLAALGGHVLIFGRDPEDFEKAVADLKQQFPDAVLYGTPADVTKKEDIDKIMAITDQSLGGIDILINNAALAAPGVTECSYEDFKYIVDANVMGYIAFAQEAAKRMSAQKSGHIINIGSMSAESREKTSTVYVATKSAIRGFSTSLRKELNPMGIKVSLIEPGAVTSNMQPGNREEHEKKIEKLEMLEAEDIAMSILFCLSQPKRCDIVSMQIRPHQQFI, encoded by the coding sequence ATGAAACAATTATCAGATTATTTAGGACAAAAGATAAAAGGAAAAAGAATTGTAATAACTGGGGGCACAACTGGTATTGGAAAAGCAACAGCAGATTTATTAGCCGCACTCGGAGGGCATGTGCTAATCTTTGGAAGAGATCCTGAAGATTTTGAAAAAGCTGTTGCTGATCTTAAACAACAGTTCCCTGATGCAGTACTATATGGAACTCCAGCAGATGTAACTAAAAAAGAGGATATTGACAAAATAATGGCTATTACGGATCAAAGCCTTGGAGGTATTGATATTTTAATAAACAATGCTGCCCTTGCTGCCCCTGGAGTTACCGAATGCTCTTATGAAGATTTTAAGTATATCGTGGATGCCAATGTAATGGGATACATTGCTTTTGCTCAGGAAGCAGCCAAAAGAATGTCGGCTCAGAAATCAGGACATATTATTAACATAGGATCCATGAGCGCTGAAAGCCGCGAGAAAACCAGCACCGTGTATGTGGCTACCAAATCAGCTATACGAGGTTTCAGCACTTCCCTTAGAAAAGAACTTAATCCGATGGGAATCAAAGTGTCACTTATTGAACCTGGTGCAGTAACCAGCAACATGCAGCCTGGAAACAGGGAAGAACACGAGAAAAAAATTGAAAAACTGGAAATGCTGGAAGCCGAGGATATCGCAATGAGTATTCTTTTTTGTCTCTCCCAGCCTAAAAGATGTGATATTGTTAGCATGCAGATACGTCCGCATCAACAGTTTATTTAA